DNA from Sporocytophaga myxococcoides DSM 11118:
TTAATTATCTCAAGAATGTATTTTTCTTCCAATCATCTTTCAAACTTGCATAACCAAGCATTTTTAGGAGCTTCATTAAATGCCAGGGCTAGTCTTTTGTTAAAAGAGAGATCAAATAAACATTCACTCAAGCTTCTTGAAATTTATATCATAATACATAGAAATAATAAACCCTTTATTGTATTCATAAACATACTTTCCCGTCTCCTTTTCTTTATGCTCATGCTTAGATAGCTGAAAAAAATAACCTCCTTCAAATTTGAGATTTTTGACAACTTTATAGCCCAAACCAATAAATAATCTATTTTGATCAAAACAGTTTTTTCCTGTGTTACCTCCAAATCTGATAAAGATTTCATCATAAGCTGTCAGATATGGTTCCTTTGCATCTACTGTATTTCCCATTAGGGCAAAGTTAACTTTTAATTGATATCTGATTCTGTTCTTATAATCCCATCCCGCAATTTTATGGCCAGTACTATCGGTAAGTTTTGCAACAAATCGCTGTTCTAATCTTAATCGATTGTCAAATTCAAATTTCCAATATGGAATTTTTAATTTGAGATCTTCAAAAATTCTGTTTTCAGGATAGGGCTCTTTAGAGGTTGGGTAATCACCATATGGATACGTCTCTACAAAAACATATCCTAGCAAGACAGAGAGGCATTCTGTTATATTATAATTAACACCTACCCTGGCCAGGGATTGTTGCCATGTAGAGATAAAATGCGTTCTTCTCCATTGATATTCTGTATGCAATCCAAACTTCTTGCTCAATTTGTGGTCACCGAAGTAAGAATACCACCCTACATTATTATAGTCTTTAATTCTCTCCTGTGCCTTTGCTTTGAACAAGCAGAAACTTAATATTAAGAATACAAATTTGGCTTTCATTGAGGCTTATCTATAAAACATTTTATTGCAACACGATTGCAATAACATTGTTTATAGGGAGCCTACAGGATGGGGATTTTTTTTCCTTGTATATATCTCCTACATTTTTTTCAAATCTTGTTTATTTGAATTGCAGTTTTTGCACATTTTTGAGGTTAAACAAGACAAAGCCAGCGGAGCATTGATTTTTATTTACAATATTCCTTAATTCCCAAATCAGCGTCAGGTTCTCCATATTTTTTAGCATTATAAAAGTCTATACAGAAGTCCCGCATACCAAGTTTTTGCTTTACTTGAGCCAGAACAATATAACCATATCCGTATTTGGGATTTAATTCAATAGCTTTAGAAGCATCTTCATAAGATTTATTATACTGACCAAGTTCTAAATATAAAAATGAGCGGTATCCAAATGCTCTGAAAAAATCCGGCTTAATTGAAAGCGATCGGTTGAAATCTGCTTCTGCCTCTTTATATTTCTTTAATTTTCTATAGCAAAGACCTCTATCGATATAAGGTATATGATTTTGAGGATTTAGTTCAATTAATTTAGTAGAATACTCAATCGATTTAACAAATTCCTTTTGATCAAAATACAATAGACTTAGATTATCATAAAGAAGATCTTTTATAGGATTAGACAATTCCAATGCTTTTAAATAGTCTTTCTCAGCATTAGGGTAATCCTTTAATTTATAATAGCAATAACCCCGATTTAGATAATATTCGGACGTAGAGATACTCTTTTCGATTAATTTTGAATATGCTTTGATGCCTTGTTTATAAAGTTTGCTGACAGCACATAATTCAGCTACGAATTTTAATTGTTGAGTGAATGAGCCATTGCAAACTGAGTCAGGAATGTCAAAAACGTTTTTGTACCCCAGATTATAGGCTGTTGATCTATCTTTACATGCGGAATTGACATCAAAAAGATATAAGTTAATTTTGGAACGAGCAGAATATGCTTGCGCATATTTATTATCTAAAAGAATTGCTTTATCTATATGCTCCAAACTTTCAATGATTTTTTCATTGCCAAGTAAAATAATTGCAAAATTATTATGCAGCTCAGGAGTTTCATGCCCCTTTTTGAGAGCATACCTATAATCTTTTTCCGCTTCTCCATTATTGGCCAATTGCTGATTTACAATTCCTCTCCAATAATAATATTCTCCCTTTGGCTGCAACTGAGTGGCTTTCACTAATGCTGCTAAGGCACTATCCAGATCTTTGGCTTTATTTAGCAATAATCCTTTTTCAAAATAGTAATCAGACTTTTTAGGATTAATCATAATAGCTTTGTTTATTCCAAACTTAGCTTCTTCATATTTAAAAAAAATGTAATTCGCTTTAGAAAAGCGTAGCCAGTATTCAGCATCCGAAGTATCCTTTTGGTGATTGCTATTTAGTTTATCTAATGCAATCATAGCATCAATCATAGAATTTGTACTTATTAAATCGTCTACCTCCTTAAATCTATTTTCAATTTGGGCGTTTGAAATTACAATATTTGCCAGGAATAATATTGTTAGATAAATTTTTAGTTTCATGTCAGTCATTTTAATATTACTCTAAATTCTTATAAGGCAGATAGCTGTAATATTTAGGCTTAGTATCAATTCTTACATGTAACCAATGGACTCCTAATCCAGAAGTGCTAACCCACTTTATTTTTCTTTCTATTGAATTGAGGATATCTTCTCCAACCTTCTTCCAAAAGATTTCAACTTGGTCACAAGGTGCATATCTCACAAAATTAGCTATGTGACTATAATTATTTGAATTATCTATCTCAATTGGAACAATCAACTTAGCGTCTCTATTTAAGTTGAAAAACGATGTAACATATTTACCTTGATAAAAATACTGAATGAATGAAGAATTATCAGCTGTAATTTTTGAAAGTAAAGGTGAGTTTACAAGAACAAATTCAAATTTTTCATGATAGGTATCAATCGTAACTGGCCTGACTTCCCAAAAGTATGCATCATATGAACTAGATCTTAGTAACTCAATAAAAAAGGCTCTGAATTCTTTAGAATTGCAAAGTAAATTTATTGTTTCAGCATAAGTTATTATCTTTTCATTTTGGGTGACTATATATTTAGTTACTTCACTTCCTACTTTTTGTTCTGTATATTTCCACATATTATTTTTTCAATAGTTTGAATACAACGCAGCCCAGTTGAGCATGGCGATGAAATAAAATTATTAATGATGCTATTTCTTAATAGTTACGGTATCAATCCAAAAAGGTCTTATAGCAAGACATTACCATCAGCATTAATAGTATGTAAAGTTATTTTTTAAAACGGTCAAGATCTAAAAGGTCTTCCCACCCAGGAATAGGTGGAACTCTAGGTAAATCGTTTTCTATTTCTACTCCATTTTTATTAATTTTTATTGTAGAGCCTGGCCATGCACATATTATTAAATCTGTATCTGTATGATCAATTGAAAACCTTCCCCTCTTCGGACCTATGCCCATAATACTGTATTTATCTCTTGGAGAAACCGTAAACTCCAGACACCAGGGTTCAATAAATATAGTAAACGGTTTATCTCCATAATTATCTATATCAATACTCTGTCCTATGTCTACTAAATCATCTTTCATAATTTTCATTCATTCTTTGTTATAGAACCTAATTCCTATAATTTTAAATATTTAGTAATATACATCAAGTGCGTTCATTTACTTTTACTTAAAATCACAATTTTATAAATAGTCTCTTGTATTGCTGAGAGAGAATCACCGGTGCAGGACAATTTGATTATTGGATAAAACCTCTGTTAATAGCAAAGGATATAAGTTCAGCTGTGTTTTTTTTCTCAGATTTTTCCAGCATGTTTTTTCTGTGGTTGAAAACGGTATGTTCACTTATTGACAAAAGAGCTGCAACATCATAGCTTGATTTTCCCTTGCTTAACAACTGTAATATTTCAAGTTCACGTTTTGTAAAAGAAATAGTTTTGTTTGGAGAAGGAAAGGTAGCGGCATAAACATTCTGAAATAAATCCTGATCATTCCGCCGGGCAACCACAAAATCCACTGCATTATCTTTTTTCACACACGTAATATCGGACATGATAAGCATTGTAAGTAATGGTAATTCCTGATCGTCTGTTTCAATTACATTCAACTGCTGCATACACCAAATAACAGAGCCATCTTTCCTGATAAGTTGGAATGTACCAGTGAAACGAAAACGTTTAATATCCTTGCACGCAACCTGTGATTGAAAATATTGGAAGATCGTAGGAAAGATTTGTTGAGTATAGATTGCTGCATGTTCAGAGGGTAAAGTGGAAATTGCATATTCCATTCCTTTAGGCCCCATATAATGTTCAGGAGAATGGCCTGTGATAGTCTCAATATTATCGCTCATGAAAATGTAATTATTTTGGACATTATTATAAATGCCAATAATAGCAGGAGAGTGACGCAATAATCCCTGAAATTGTTCATTTTCCAAAAGTGCAAACTTTTTATCATTGGATGAATCTTTATGACAGTATTCAGGAATAATTTTCTCTACAGAATCAAGAAAAATAGTGTAAAAATTTGCTGAACCGTTTTTGAATTTTCTCATTATAATGAGATAGGTAGTTAAATAGATTGATTAAGTAAAGATAACTATAAGACTGTGAGTACCCAATTAAGTCCTCCTACAAAAATAAAGATATTGCGTATTGACCTCTAATAGGTTTCCTAAAAAACATTGCTGGAGTCCAATTCTAGTCATATTTGAATAACTTTTTTAAAAGTACTTTTAACTCGTGAATCTCTGTGGTTTTTAAAATCAATCCATTTAATTTGCTCTAACCTCATTTCAATTATTCTTCTTTATGGCTAAAGTCATCCAAAAACAAAATTAACATTTGAATAGACTAATTTGTAAAAGTCATGCTCCCAAACCTAGACTACATCTCTGACATGAATTGAAAAAATAGCCGCTATAAAAAAAGCCCTCGTCAAAACGAAGGCTTTTCAATGTATAAAATCATTTATATAGTTTTATCTTCAATCACAACTCTATCCAATTAAAGTTGATTGAATGTAGATTCTGCAAATTCAGCAAGTGAAGGATCTCTTGCTCCCATCATTAAAATGACATCTCCTTGTCTTGTTTCTTTAGAAAAGTAGTCTGACATCTTATTGCGATCCTCAAACAAAAGAGCATTTTTACCGGCTTTAACAACCTCATTAATAACTACATCTGACGATATATCCTTAGTAACCGTTCCTCCAGCATAATACACATCTGACATCAGATAGTAATCTTCCGGCCTTAAAGTTTCAATGACTCTTTCTGCCAGCTCTTTGTGCATGAATCTCAATGGTCCATATCCATGAGGTTGAAACCATGCAAATACCCTTTTGCCTATCTGCTGACAACTACGGATTGCAGCCTGTACTTCGGCAGGATTATGAGCAAAATCATCTATGAGAAAAACACCCTTTTTCTCTCCAACCAATTGTGTTCTCCGGAATATACCCACATACGATTCCAAAGCTTTGGCAGCCTGTTCTATCGATACTCCAGCCACATATGACGCAGCTACTGCAGCGGCGGCATTTTCCATGTTATGCTTTCCTATTACAGGAATTTTAAAAGGTATACCGTTCAGTGTAAATTGTATTTCAAAACCAGTTTGTTTAAAATTCTCCGCTACAAATCCAGCACCTGGATGAGTACTAAAATCGTTTTTAGTATCCTGAGAAAGATTTCTTGTAAGCTCATGATCAGAATTAACAATAAACTTCCCCTTAGTATTTCCCTTAAAAGTTTTGAACAACTCTATCAGCTCCTCGAATTCTTTATGGTCTCTGTCTATATTCAAAACAATTCCGATTTCAGGAATATAGTTAACTATAGAGCCGTCAGATTCATCTGACTCAATCACCAACCACTCACTATCCCCAACCCAGGCATTTCCCGGAAGATTTTTTTTCTGTAAAACTGTAAGACCTGCGCCAGTAATGAGAGAAGGAGATTTCCCATTTTCCTGAAGAATATGAAAGATCATTGCTGTCGTGGTAGACTTGCCGGAAGTACCTCCAATAGCAATTGTCTTCTTTTCAGATGAAATAGCTGCGAGCAATTCGGATCGTTTAATAATAGGAATACCTGCTTCTTTTGCCTTTTGATACTCTACGTTAGTTTCTTCTATGGCTGTAGAAACAATTACCGCTTGAGTTGTTTCATTTATCCCTGAGCCATCTTGATAAAAGCATTCGATGCCCATAGACTCAAACTGCTCCTGAATAAGCATTTTCTTATCCTTACTAAATAACCTGTCCGAACCAGCAACCTTTTTCCCCACGCCTCTAAGGTATTGAGCAATGGCACTCATACCGGTCCCGGCTATGCCCACAAAAAAGTAATTATCAATGGTTTGAGTATTAAATTTCATATAAGAATTAAGTAACTAAGCCAAATTTAAATAAAGAAACGATAATATTTTTAATATGTTGGAATATAAGACAGTAAATGCAGCTTTAATTTACCAGCTGACGTGGATTTGAAATCCATGGCGCTATTATCAGGGCCAGTCAAATGCATGATTATTCTTAATAATTTTCTTAATTGGCTTTAGTTCCACTTTCTCTCCATTCCATTTAAGTATTTCAATAGATTTCAAAACCTCATACATGATTCTGTCTAAATGGATACAAGGATCAATGGAGCTTATAGGCGTACATATAACATTTTCCAATTCTTTACTATTTAATTTAAGATTTCCAATGTATCGTATATTCTCACATTTCAGAAAGTTATCAGGCCAGATATTATATGTAAGTAAGCCTCCTTGATCAAAATTATCATGATATAGAATTATACAATTAGAATTCATAAAATCAATGATTGAAGGAACTTCATGTATGCTAAAATCAAGAACAGTTATACCTAAATTTAAATGACCATTAAATTCTTCTCTTAACTCTGAAATAAAGAAACCACCATAACCTCCTTTAGACAAAGCTATGCTGTAACATTGACCAAGATCAAAATCCATAAACATCATTTCTAATATTCTTACAAGAATAGAGTATACTAGTATCTATTAAACAGAGATAAAATTATGAATATCCATCTAGATTGTAACTTTAATTCCCTATTTAACTTTAGAAATTATATAGAGGAAAGAGATCGTTCATAGGTTGCCATGGACAACAATGAATGCTATTGTTGTGAACAATACTTCTTATTTCTGTGCTTTTACTTTTCTATGTTTCTTTCCCCATTCTTCCAGCTGTTTCAGAATAGGTCTAAGTTCTTGCCCGCTTTTTGTAAGTTCATATTCAACTCTTGGTGGAACTTCTGCATAAACGGTTCGCTTTACCAAGCCACCTTCTTCCATTTTTCTCAATTGAAGCGTAAGCATCCTTTCTGTAATGCTCGGAATGCGTTTTTTAAGTTCACCAAATCTTAATTTCTTTTCAGCAAGATGGCAACAAATTACAAGTGTCCATTGACCAGCAATTAACCCAACTGCAAAAATCTGGTCACACTCATTGAGATTCATTTTGTTCTCAAAGTGTGTTGAGGTTTCTTTTGTTTTAGTCATTACTTACATTTATGATAGTACCACACATTTGGTTGTCAATATACTAAACAAGATGTTACTTTCTAAATTTGGGATAAGAGTTTTATTAAAACAAAATAAATTTAGAATGAAAACATTAGTAAACGTTATCCATCCAAATTTGGAAGGCTCATCTATCGTTAATAAACGGTGGACAGAAGAATTAAGAAAGTACCCTGAGAAATTCGAAGTTCGAAATTTGTACGAAATTTATCCTGACGGAAAAATCAATGTCACAGAAGAACAGAAACTTGTTGAAGCACATAACAAAATTGTGTTTCAGTTTCCCATCTATTGGTTAAGTAGCCCGCCATTATTCAAAAAATGGATGGATGAGGTTTTGTCTTACGGCTGGGCTTATGGTGCAAGTAGTAGCTATAAGTTGGAAGGTAAGAAAATTGCTTTGGCATTGACCACTTCTGCTGATGAAGCTACCTATTCAGACAAAGGTGCATTTAAATATACTTTGAAAGAATTTACCCGACCTTTTGAAATCACATTTGATTGGATAAAAGCAGACTATAAACCGTATTTTGCTTTTTTTGGCGCACCACACACAACAGATGAAGCTATACTGAAAAAAGTGGAACAAAGTGCAAAAGAATATGTCTCGTTTGCAGAATCCTTATAAAATTTCATTTTCTAAATTTTTAAAAACTTTGTCAATTCATAATGTTGGCAAAGTTTTTCTTTGTTAAAATCTGACTTGAGGTAGTTAGGAAGTCATTGCCTGGCAAAGAGACTCAAGACTATAACTCAGCGTTGACAAAAGTTTTATTATCTAATCATGAAGCATATTTATAAAAAACACTATCCTTCTTTAGCATGTAAATATTTGCTCCTGACCAGCCTTCGAGATTAAAACTATCTGTCTTGATAATTCTTTTTGTACCTGAATGATAATAATATTTAAAATGCACCGGACAAGGAAATGATTCATCCGAAATCCCAAAATTATCACTTATGGTATCCTTTAATTCATTCACTGTATAGCTATAGGAACTATCACATATTATAAATTCAATACTTCTAAGACTGTCAATTTTACCATCCATGTATATCATACAATGCGTAACATTTTTAGGAAAGGTTTTATCTCTTTCATTCTTATATATCATAAGAATCCCCCCTAGCCCAAGAATCGTGATAATGAATAATATTACAAATATCTTAAGTATCTTTTTCATCCCTTATGAATATAATGCGTTCTAATAATAAAAAATATTTATTGTTATTGTCTGGATTCAAAAATAAAAAGGAATGACGAATAAAAATATTTAGCAGTATCCGCAGCAAATTTCTTTTTTTACCAAATGAATTTTCTCTTACCCATACACTTTATCTCTGATTTATTAAGTTATAGTTAGTCAGCATGAATATATACCCAATGAAAGGTAAAGACAATAATAACATGACTAGTTTCAAAAGTATTGCTATGGATTTTATACCCTTCGGACCCAGGACATAGTAATGAAAAGTACCGGGATAAGGAGTATTTTCAGCTCGCAGTAATTTTCTTTTTGTGTTTTTGTCCCCAATCGGCTAATGCGCCAACCACGTCTTTGAGTGTTGTCGCATAGTCCGTAGCAATATATTCTATAACAACAGGTATCTGGTCAGCTTGCACAACTCTTTCTACCAAACCGTTTAATTCTAATTGTTTCAATTCGTTTGAAAGCACTCTTGCTGAAATACCTTTAATTATTCGTTGCAATTCATTAAAGCGATTATGTCCACTTATCAAAGCAATTATAATTCGTAATTTCCATTTGCCACCCAAAACATACAACGCGTCCTCGACT
Protein-coding regions in this window:
- a CDS encoding DUF2490 domain-containing protein, which codes for MKAKFVFLILSFCLFKAKAQERIKDYNNVGWYSYFGDHKLSKKFGLHTEYQWRRTHFISTWQQSLARVGVNYNITECLSVLLGYVFVETYPYGDYPTSKEPYPENRIFEDLKLKIPYWKFEFDNRLRLEQRFVAKLTDSTGHKIAGWDYKNRIRYQLKVNFALMGNTVDAKEPYLTAYDEIFIRFGGNTGKNCFDQNRLFIGLGYKVVKNLKFEGGYFFQLSKHEHKEKETGKYVYEYNKGFIISMYYDINFKKLE
- a CDS encoding tetratricopeptide repeat protein, yielding MKLKIYLTILFLANIVISNAQIENRFKEVDDLISTNSMIDAMIALDKLNSNHQKDTSDAEYWLRFSKANYIFFKYEEAKFGINKAIMINPKKSDYYFEKGLLLNKAKDLDSALAALVKATQLQPKGEYYYWRGIVNQQLANNGEAEKDYRYALKKGHETPELHNNFAIILLGNEKIIESLEHIDKAILLDNKYAQAYSARSKINLYLFDVNSACKDRSTAYNLGYKNVFDIPDSVCNGSFTQQLKFVAELCAVSKLYKQGIKAYSKLIEKSISTSEYYLNRGYCYYKLKDYPNAEKDYLKALELSNPIKDLLYDNLSLLYFDQKEFVKSIEYSTKLIELNPQNHIPYIDRGLCYRKLKKYKEAEADFNRSLSIKPDFFRAFGYRSFLYLELGQYNKSYEDASKAIELNPKYGYGYIVLAQVKQKLGMRDFCIDFYNAKKYGEPDADLGIKEYCK
- a CDS encoding DUF6940 family protein, which produces MWKYTEQKVGSEVTKYIVTQNEKIITYAETINLLCNSKEFRAFFIELLRSSSYDAYFWEVRPVTIDTYHEKFEFVLVNSPLLSKITADNSSFIQYFYQGKYVTSFFNLNRDAKLIVPIEIDNSNNYSHIANFVRYAPCDQVEIFWKKVGEDILNSIERKIKWVSTSGLGVHWLHVRIDTKPKYYSYLPYKNLE
- a CDS encoding LuxR C-terminal-related transcriptional regulator, giving the protein MRKFKNGSANFYTIFLDSVEKIIPEYCHKDSSNDKKFALLENEQFQGLLRHSPAIIGIYNNVQNNYIFMSDNIETITGHSPEHYMGPKGMEYAISTLPSEHAAIYTQQIFPTIFQYFQSQVACKDIKRFRFTGTFQLIRKDGSVIWCMQQLNVIETDDQELPLLTMLIMSDITCVKKDNAVDFVVARRNDQDLFQNVYAATFPSPNKTISFTKRELEILQLLSKGKSSYDVAALLSISEHTVFNHRKNMLEKSEKKNTAELISFAINRGFIQ
- a CDS encoding UDP-N-acetylmuramate--L-alanine ligase — protein: MKFNTQTIDNYFFVGIAGTGMSAIAQYLRGVGKKVAGSDRLFSKDKKMLIQEQFESMGIECFYQDGSGINETTQAVIVSTAIEETNVEYQKAKEAGIPIIKRSELLAAISSEKKTIAIGGTSGKSTTTAMIFHILQENGKSPSLITGAGLTVLQKKNLPGNAWVGDSEWLVIESDESDGSIVNYIPEIGIVLNIDRDHKEFEELIELFKTFKGNTKGKFIVNSDHELTRNLSQDTKNDFSTHPGAGFVAENFKQTGFEIQFTLNGIPFKIPVIGKHNMENAAAAVAASYVAGVSIEQAAKALESYVGIFRRTQLVGEKKGVFLIDDFAHNPAEVQAAIRSCQQIGKRVFAWFQPHGYGPLRFMHKELAERVIETLRPEDYYLMSDVYYAGGTVTKDISSDVVINEVVKAGKNALLFEDRNKMSDYFSKETRQGDVILMMGARDPSLAEFAESTFNQL
- a CDS encoding winged helix-turn-helix transcriptional regulator → MTKTKETSTHFENKMNLNECDQIFAVGLIAGQWTLVICCHLAEKKLRFGELKKRIPSITERMLTLQLRKMEEGGLVKRTVYAEVPPRVEYELTKSGQELRPILKQLEEWGKKHRKVKAQK
- a CDS encoding NAD(P)H-dependent oxidoreductase — encoded protein: MKTLVNVIHPNLEGSSIVNKRWTEELRKYPEKFEVRNLYEIYPDGKINVTEEQKLVEAHNKIVFQFPIYWLSSPPLFKKWMDEVLSYGWAYGASSSYKLEGKKIALALTTSADEATYSDKGAFKYTLKEFTRPFEITFDWIKADYKPYFAFFGAPHTTDEAILKKVEQSAKEYVSFAESL
- a CDS encoding winged helix-turn-helix transcriptional regulator, coding for MKQKIIYSEVQCTKHISAVEDALYVLGGKWKLRIIIALISGHNRFNELQRIIKGISARVLSNELKQLELNGLVERVVQADQIPVVIEYIATDYATTLKDVVGALADWGQKHKKKITAS